In Ostrea edulis chromosome 6, xbOstEdul1.1, whole genome shotgun sequence, a single window of DNA contains:
- the LOC125683515 gene encoding GDP-fucose protein O-fucosyltransferase 2-like isoform X1 → MWEETGVCPSGRPSYLLAHNYCRSRESNSGRTGLLALSVLILFPICCGSMKESESCAGKAKYDIKKNARFLLYDVNPGEGFNLRRDVYMRVANLVYLLNRERPWVLVLPPWVRMWHWRSRDVEQERLKWSAFFDVESLGKHVPVIELEDYIKRQDASAIDEVYYLQGVDSIDDWNTIKIDKCERDTSFRQDSTGKWRHLYFDFDELYADKFQCLAFFGQLELMKSFLNENTTGRFVFLPRAENLLHGDFGEHSDLFWKARRSMVYAKPLRDVGDLFRKTHLDSDDERDSTFLKDWTTVKKESRKAIGGPYIAVHLRRGDHLHVRGGELPSMKEAAKYVKKLLQKLALEKVFVATDGTKKEYEEFKGNLNGFQVYRYEPTPEELQTHKDGGVAIIDQWIACHARYFIGSSASTVSFRIREDREILGFRPSTTFDRFCGDKENDCEQPAHWTIVY, encoded by the exons atgtgggaggaaaccggagtgtgtccgagcgggcgaccatCATACCTTCTCGCACACAACTACTGCCGATCACGGgaatcgaactcgggtcgcaccG GTCTGCTCGCCTTGTCCGTGCTCATTCTCTTCCCAATCTGTTGTGGTTCCATGAAAGAAAGCGAAAGTTGTGCGGGGAAGGCCAAATATGACATCAAGAAAAACGCAAG ATTTTTACTGTATGACGTGAACCCTGGGGAGGGGTTTAACCTGCGAAGGGATGTGTACATGAGGGTGGCAAATCTTGTGTACCTTCTGAATCGGGAGAGACCCTGGGTCCTCGTTCTTCCACCCTGGGTCCGCATGTGGCACTGGAGGTCACGTGATGTAGAACAAGAACGACTGAAATGGTCTGCTTTCTTTGATGTGGAGAGTCTCGGAAAACATGTCCCGGTGATAGAACTCGAGGATTATATCAAAA GACAAGATGCTTCTGCAATAGACGAAGTGTACTATCTTCAGGGAGTGGACTCAATAGATGACTggaatacaattaaaattgacaAATGCGAGAGGGATACCAGTTTCCGACAG GATTCAACAGGAAAATGGCGACACTTGTATTTTGACTTTGATGAGCTTTACGCAGACAAATTTCAATGTTTGGCATTTTTCGGGCAACTTGAACTAATGAAATCATTCCTCAATGAAAATACAACAGGAAG GTTTGTCTTCTTACCACGAGCAGAAAATCTACTACATGGGGATTTTGGCGAACACAGCGATTTATTCTGGAAG GCACGGAGAAGTATGGTGTACGCCAAACCTTTACGCGATGTTGGCGATCTGTTTCGTAAGACTCACCTTGATTCCGATGACGAGAGGGACAGCACATTTCTGAAAGACTGGACAACAGTCAAG AAAGAGTCCAGGAAGGCTATAGGTGGTCCGTACATAGCCGTCCACTTAAGACGAGGGGACCATCTTCACGTGAGGGGTGGGGAGTTACCATCAATGAAAGAGGCTGCCAAATACGTGAAAAAACTGCTTCAGAAGCTGGCTTTAGAGAAAGTGTTTGTGGCAACAGACGGGACCAAGAAAG AATATGAAGAGTTTAAGGGTAATCTAAATGGTTTTCAAGTATATCGATATGAGCCAACACCAGAAGAACTTCAAACCCACAAGGACGGTGGCGTCGCCATCATTGACCAATGGATTGCCTGCCATGCTAG GTATTTCATTGGTAGTTCTGCATCTACGGTCTCTTTTCGAATACGGGAAGACAGAGAAATCCTGGGATTCAGACCATCTACTACATTTGATAGATTTTGTGGTGACAAAGAAAATGACTGTGAACAACCGGCACACTGGACCATTGTCTATTAG
- the LOC125683515 gene encoding GDP-fucose protein O-fucosyltransferase 2-like isoform X2 — protein MWEETGVCPSGRPSYLLAHNYCRSRESNSGRTGLLALSVLILFPICCGSMKESESCAGKAKYDIKKNARFLLYDVNPGEGFNLRRDVYMRVANLVYLLNRERPWVLVLPPWVRMWHWRSRDVEQERLKWSAFFDVESLGKHVPVIELEDYIKRQDASAIDEVYYLQGVDSIDDWNTIKIDKCERDTSFRQDSTGKWRHLYFDFDELYADKFQCLAFFGQLELMKSFLNENTTGRFVFLPRAENLLHGDFGEHSDLFWKARRSMVYAKPLRDVGDLFRKTHLDSDDERDSTFLKDWTTVKKESRKAIGGPYIAVHLRRGDHLHVRGGELPSMKEAAKYVKKLLQKLALEKVFVATDGTKKGISLVVLHLRSLFEYGKTEKSWDSDHLLHLIDFVVTKKMTVNNRHTGPLSIRG, from the exons atgtgggaggaaaccggagtgtgtccgagcgggcgaccatCATACCTTCTCGCACACAACTACTGCCGATCACGGgaatcgaactcgggtcgcaccG GTCTGCTCGCCTTGTCCGTGCTCATTCTCTTCCCAATCTGTTGTGGTTCCATGAAAGAAAGCGAAAGTTGTGCGGGGAAGGCCAAATATGACATCAAGAAAAACGCAAG ATTTTTACTGTATGACGTGAACCCTGGGGAGGGGTTTAACCTGCGAAGGGATGTGTACATGAGGGTGGCAAATCTTGTGTACCTTCTGAATCGGGAGAGACCCTGGGTCCTCGTTCTTCCACCCTGGGTCCGCATGTGGCACTGGAGGTCACGTGATGTAGAACAAGAACGACTGAAATGGTCTGCTTTCTTTGATGTGGAGAGTCTCGGAAAACATGTCCCGGTGATAGAACTCGAGGATTATATCAAAA GACAAGATGCTTCTGCAATAGACGAAGTGTACTATCTTCAGGGAGTGGACTCAATAGATGACTggaatacaattaaaattgacaAATGCGAGAGGGATACCAGTTTCCGACAG GATTCAACAGGAAAATGGCGACACTTGTATTTTGACTTTGATGAGCTTTACGCAGACAAATTTCAATGTTTGGCATTTTTCGGGCAACTTGAACTAATGAAATCATTCCTCAATGAAAATACAACAGGAAG GTTTGTCTTCTTACCACGAGCAGAAAATCTACTACATGGGGATTTTGGCGAACACAGCGATTTATTCTGGAAG GCACGGAGAAGTATGGTGTACGCCAAACCTTTACGCGATGTTGGCGATCTGTTTCGTAAGACTCACCTTGATTCCGATGACGAGAGGGACAGCACATTTCTGAAAGACTGGACAACAGTCAAG AAAGAGTCCAGGAAGGCTATAGGTGGTCCGTACATAGCCGTCCACTTAAGACGAGGGGACCATCTTCACGTGAGGGGTGGGGAGTTACCATCAATGAAAGAGGCTGCCAAATACGTGAAAAAACTGCTTCAGAAGCTGGCTTTAGAGAAAGTGTTTGTGGCAACAGACGGGACCAAGAAAG GTATTTCATTGGTAGTTCTGCATCTACGGTCTCTTTTCGAATACGGGAAGACAGAGAAATCCTGGGATTCAGACCATCTACTACATTTGATAGATTTTGTGGTGACAAAGAAAATGACTGTGAACAACCGGCACACTGGACCATTGTCTATTAGAGGGTGA